A single Nerophis ophidion isolate RoL-2023_Sa linkage group LG26, RoL_Noph_v1.0, whole genome shotgun sequence DNA region contains:
- the LOC133543869 gene encoding transcription factor E2-alpha-like isoform X2 translates to MFFTPPSPSFLHRNWISTHSPRRDTQGAHREVGLIIHSQLVVMFAPPVANGKNRTMTLASSQFSGSALDERSSSGSWGSAEQNSPSFSQGRGYGEGTHYSEHESLSSPFISSGIAGKNERPSYPAFANQPGFLPSDIAMPSPDAMSPSGLKSGSQFYPSYPNNPRRRPPEGGLDSQPKKIRKPPGLPSSVYASTSSDEYARDNGGYPGGKPGAVYPGSFYMQDDPWSSSGYSAMLGNSPHIGPPGSFSSLNPQDRMNYPLHGSEVNGFHAAPTTYNHTPAINGEAIMTGNRATTASSSGDEIGKALASIYPSDHNSNNFSSAPSTPGSPQGITGAQSQWQRPTTPSFEGQPHALSKMEDRLEEAIHVLRNHAVGQGPGLDGAHSDMHSLLSAVHNGGLGVLSPAFPNASLALSNRHPVMGGKHEEPSGLPPSSTLLHGHHASGSTPSAGPPEGFTSLSSGMTRSSHSSSSSDIKREDKEDDDNSSIADKSEEEKKDSKAARSRTRKEALTLQILSSLSDQKDDFITASPSSQDNEDDEDLPPEVKMERERERRVANNARERLRVRDINEAFKELGRMCQLHLSHDKPQTKLLILHQAVNVILNLEQQVRERNLNPKAACLKRREEEKVSGVVGDAPMQLSGGHPSIGGDGHNPVGHM, encoded by the exons CACTTGACGAGCGCAGCAGCTCTGGTTCCTGGGGTTCGGCAGAACAGAATAGTCCTTCCTTCAGCCAAGGACGG GGCTATGGAGAAGGAACCCACTACAGTGAACATGAAAGCTTGTCCTCTCCTTTCATAAGTTCAGGGATTGCAG GTAAAAATGAGAGGCCATCGTACCCTGCATTCGCAAATCAG CCTGGTTTTCTTCCCAGTGACATTGCAATGCCTAGTCCGGATGCAATGTCTCCTTCTGGCCTCAAGTCAGGCTCCCAGTTTTATCCGTCCTACCCAAACAATCCCCGAAGGAGGCCACCTGAAGGAGGTTTGG ACTCCCAGCCAAAGAAGATCCGGAAACCCCCTGGCCTTCCTTCTtcg GTGTATGCATCTACATCCAGTGATGAATATGCCAGGGACAATGGCGGCTATCCTGGCGGTAAGCCTGGCGCTGTATATCCAGGCTCTTTCTACATGCAAG ACGACCCCTGGTCATCTTCTGGCTACTCAGCCATGCTGGGTAACTCTCCTCACATCGGACCACCAGGCTCATTCTCATCACTGAACCCTCAAGACAGAATG AACTATCCACTGCATGGCAGCGAAGTCAACGGCTTCCACGCCGCCCCCACCACCTACAACCACACGCCCGCCATTAATGGAGAGGCCATCATGA CAGGTAACAGGGCCACCACAGCCAGCAGTTCTGGAGACGAAATCGGCAAGGCTCTTGCGTCG ATTTATCCATCGGACCACAATAGTAATAACTTCTCTTCAGCTCCGTCAACTCCAGGGTCTCCTCAGGGTATTACAG gAGCTCAGTCCCAGTGGCAAAGACCAACCACACCCAGTTTTGAAGGGCAACCTCATGCACTG AGTAAAATGGAGGACCGTTTGGAGGAGGCGATCCATGTGCTGCGGAACCACGCTGTTGGCCAAGGCCCCGGCTTAGACGGTGCCCACTCCGACATGCACAGCCTGCTGTCCGCGGTCCACAACGGGGGCCTTGGAGTCCTCTCTCCAGCTTTCCCTAACGCGAGTCTTGCTCTCAGCAACAGACATCCTGTTATG GGTGGGAAACATGAAGAGCCCTCTGGCCTCCCTCCCAGCAGTACACTTCTGCACGGTCATCACGCGTCCGGGTCCACGCCATCCGCCGGCCCGCCTGAAGGCTTCACCA GTCTATCGAGCGGCATGACGCGCTCCTCACACTCTTCCAGCAGCTCGGACATCAAAAGAGAAGACAAAGAGGACGACGACAACTCATCTATTGCAGACAAATCTGAAGAGGAAAAGAAGGATTCCAAAGCGGCGCGCAGTCGAACAAG aaaggAGGCGTTGACCCTCCAGATTCTCTCTAGCCTTTCAGACCAGAAAGATGA CTTCATCACAGCTTCTCCCTCCAGCCAAGACAACGAGGACGATGAAGACCTCCCACCCGAAGTGAAGATGGAGAGGGAGCGGGAACGGCGAGTGGCTAACAACGCCCGCGAGCGCCTGCGGGTACGGGACATTAACGAGGCATTCAAGGAGTTAGGGAGGATGTGTCAGCTGCACCTCAGCCATGACAAACCTCAGACCAAACTTCTCATCCTGCACCAAGCCGTCAACGTCATCCTCAATCTAGAACAACAAGTCAGAG AGCGCAACCTGAACCCCAAGGCGGCATGTTTAAAGCGTCGCGAAGAGGAGAAAGTGTCTGGAGTGGTGGGTGATGCACCCATGCAGCTCTCAGGAGGCCACCCTAGTATTGGAGGAGATGGCCACAATCCAGTTGGTCATATGTAA
- the LOC133543605 gene encoding cytochrome b-c1 complex subunit 10-like → MFQKMLNKFVGAKNIGILRTWVPNMVAWGSLGGVALVHFTDWRLFLDYVPYIKGKFNKDE, encoded by the exons ATGTTCCAGAAAATGCTCAATAAGTTCGTCGGAGCCAAGAACATTGGGATTTTAAGAACGTG GGTACCAAACATGGTCGCCTGGGGGTCATTGGGCGGCGTGGCGCTTGTCCACTTCACAGACTGGCGATTATTCCTTGACTATGTGCCATACATTAAGGGGAAGTTCAACAAGGATGAGTGa
- the LOC133543869 gene encoding transcription factor E2-alpha-like isoform X3, with protein MNEQQQRMAAVGTDKELSDLLDFSAMFAPPVANGKNRTMTLASSQFSGSALDERSSSGSWGSAEQNSPSFSQGRGYGEGTHYSEHESLSSPFISSGIAGKNERPSYPAFANQPGFLPSDIAMPSPDAMSPSGLKSGSQFYPSYPNNPRRRPPEGGLDSQPKKIRKPPGLPSSVYASTSSDEYARDNGGYPGGKPGAVYPGSFYMQDDPWSSSGYSAMLGNSPHIGPPGSFSSLNPQDRMNYPLHGSEVNGFHAAPTTYNHTPAINGEAIMTGNRATTASSSGDEIGKALASIYPSDHNSNNFSSAPSTPGSPQGITGAQSQWQRPTTPSFEGQPHALQSKMEDRLEEAIHVLRNHAVGQGPGLDGAHSDMHSLLSAVHNGGLGVLSPAFPNASLALSNRHPVMGGKHEEPSGLPPSSTLLHGHHASGSTPSAGPPEGFTSLSSGMTRSSHSSSSSDIKREDKEDDDNSSIADKSEEEKKDSKAARSRTRKEALTLQILSSLSDQKDDFITASPSSQDNEDDEDLPPEVKMERERERRVANNARERLRVRDINEAFKELGRMCQLHLSHDKPQTKLLILHQAVNVILNLEQQVRERNLNPKAACLKRREEEKVSGVVGDAPMQLSGGHPSIGGDGHNPVGHM; from the exons CACTTGACGAGCGCAGCAGCTCTGGTTCCTGGGGTTCGGCAGAACAGAATAGTCCTTCCTTCAGCCAAGGACGG GGCTATGGAGAAGGAACCCACTACAGTGAACATGAAAGCTTGTCCTCTCCTTTCATAAGTTCAGGGATTGCAG GTAAAAATGAGAGGCCATCGTACCCTGCATTCGCAAATCAG CCTGGTTTTCTTCCCAGTGACATTGCAATGCCTAGTCCGGATGCAATGTCTCCTTCTGGCCTCAAGTCAGGCTCCCAGTTTTATCCGTCCTACCCAAACAATCCCCGAAGGAGGCCACCTGAAGGAGGTTTGG ACTCCCAGCCAAAGAAGATCCGGAAACCCCCTGGCCTTCCTTCTtcg GTGTATGCATCTACATCCAGTGATGAATATGCCAGGGACAATGGCGGCTATCCTGGCGGTAAGCCTGGCGCTGTATATCCAGGCTCTTTCTACATGCAAG ACGACCCCTGGTCATCTTCTGGCTACTCAGCCATGCTGGGTAACTCTCCTCACATCGGACCACCAGGCTCATTCTCATCACTGAACCCTCAAGACAGAATG AACTATCCACTGCATGGCAGCGAAGTCAACGGCTTCCACGCCGCCCCCACCACCTACAACCACACGCCCGCCATTAATGGAGAGGCCATCATGA CAGGTAACAGGGCCACCACAGCCAGCAGTTCTGGAGACGAAATCGGCAAGGCTCTTGCGTCG ATTTATCCATCGGACCACAATAGTAATAACTTCTCTTCAGCTCCGTCAACTCCAGGGTCTCCTCAGGGTATTACAG gAGCTCAGTCCCAGTGGCAAAGACCAACCACACCCAGTTTTGAAGGGCAACCTCATGCACTG CAGAGTAAAATGGAGGACCGTTTGGAGGAGGCGATCCATGTGCTGCGGAACCACGCTGTTGGCCAAGGCCCCGGCTTAGACGGTGCCCACTCCGACATGCACAGCCTGCTGTCCGCGGTCCACAACGGGGGCCTTGGAGTCCTCTCTCCAGCTTTCCCTAACGCGAGTCTTGCTCTCAGCAACAGACATCCTGTTATG GGTGGGAAACATGAAGAGCCCTCTGGCCTCCCTCCCAGCAGTACACTTCTGCACGGTCATCACGCGTCCGGGTCCACGCCATCCGCCGGCCCGCCTGAAGGCTTCACCA GTCTATCGAGCGGCATGACGCGCTCCTCACACTCTTCCAGCAGCTCGGACATCAAAAGAGAAGACAAAGAGGACGACGACAACTCATCTATTGCAGACAAATCTGAAGAGGAAAAGAAGGATTCCAAAGCGGCGCGCAGTCGAACAAG aaaggAGGCGTTGACCCTCCAGATTCTCTCTAGCCTTTCAGACCAGAAAGATGA CTTCATCACAGCTTCTCCCTCCAGCCAAGACAACGAGGACGATGAAGACCTCCCACCCGAAGTGAAGATGGAGAGGGAGCGGGAACGGCGAGTGGCTAACAACGCCCGCGAGCGCCTGCGGGTACGGGACATTAACGAGGCATTCAAGGAGTTAGGGAGGATGTGTCAGCTGCACCTCAGCCATGACAAACCTCAGACCAAACTTCTCATCCTGCACCAAGCCGTCAACGTCATCCTCAATCTAGAACAACAAGTCAGAG AGCGCAACCTGAACCCCAAGGCGGCATGTTTAAAGCGTCGCGAAGAGGAGAAAGTGTCTGGAGTGGTGGGTGATGCACCCATGCAGCTCTCAGGAGGCCACCCTAGTATTGGAGGAGATGGCCACAATCCAGTTGGTCATATGTAA
- the LOC133543869 gene encoding transcription factor E2-alpha-like isoform X1 has translation MFFTPPSPSFLHRNWISTHSPRRDTQGAHREVGLIIHSQLVVMFAPPVANGKNRTMTLASSQFSGSALDERSSSGSWGSAEQNSPSFSQGRGYGEGTHYSEHESLSSPFISSGIAGKNERPSYPAFANQPGFLPSDIAMPSPDAMSPSGLKSGSQFYPSYPNNPRRRPPEGGLDSQPKKIRKPPGLPSSVYASTSSDEYARDNGGYPGGKPGAVYPGSFYMQDDPWSSSGYSAMLGNSPHIGPPGSFSSLNPQDRMNYPLHGSEVNGFHAAPTTYNHTPAINGEAIMTGNRATTASSSGDEIGKALASIYPSDHNSNNFSSAPSTPGSPQGITGAQSQWQRPTTPSFEGQPHALQSKMEDRLEEAIHVLRNHAVGQGPGLDGAHSDMHSLLSAVHNGGLGVLSPAFPNASLALSNRHPVMGGKHEEPSGLPPSSTLLHGHHASGSTPSAGPPEGFTSLSSGMTRSSHSSSSSDIKREDKEDDDNSSIADKSEEEKKDSKAARSRTRKEALTLQILSSLSDQKDDFITASPSSQDNEDDEDLPPEVKMERERERRVANNARERLRVRDINEAFKELGRMCQLHLSHDKPQTKLLILHQAVNVILNLEQQVRERNLNPKAACLKRREEEKVSGVVGDAPMQLSGGHPSIGGDGHNPVGHM, from the exons CACTTGACGAGCGCAGCAGCTCTGGTTCCTGGGGTTCGGCAGAACAGAATAGTCCTTCCTTCAGCCAAGGACGG GGCTATGGAGAAGGAACCCACTACAGTGAACATGAAAGCTTGTCCTCTCCTTTCATAAGTTCAGGGATTGCAG GTAAAAATGAGAGGCCATCGTACCCTGCATTCGCAAATCAG CCTGGTTTTCTTCCCAGTGACATTGCAATGCCTAGTCCGGATGCAATGTCTCCTTCTGGCCTCAAGTCAGGCTCCCAGTTTTATCCGTCCTACCCAAACAATCCCCGAAGGAGGCCACCTGAAGGAGGTTTGG ACTCCCAGCCAAAGAAGATCCGGAAACCCCCTGGCCTTCCTTCTtcg GTGTATGCATCTACATCCAGTGATGAATATGCCAGGGACAATGGCGGCTATCCTGGCGGTAAGCCTGGCGCTGTATATCCAGGCTCTTTCTACATGCAAG ACGACCCCTGGTCATCTTCTGGCTACTCAGCCATGCTGGGTAACTCTCCTCACATCGGACCACCAGGCTCATTCTCATCACTGAACCCTCAAGACAGAATG AACTATCCACTGCATGGCAGCGAAGTCAACGGCTTCCACGCCGCCCCCACCACCTACAACCACACGCCCGCCATTAATGGAGAGGCCATCATGA CAGGTAACAGGGCCACCACAGCCAGCAGTTCTGGAGACGAAATCGGCAAGGCTCTTGCGTCG ATTTATCCATCGGACCACAATAGTAATAACTTCTCTTCAGCTCCGTCAACTCCAGGGTCTCCTCAGGGTATTACAG gAGCTCAGTCCCAGTGGCAAAGACCAACCACACCCAGTTTTGAAGGGCAACCTCATGCACTG CAGAGTAAAATGGAGGACCGTTTGGAGGAGGCGATCCATGTGCTGCGGAACCACGCTGTTGGCCAAGGCCCCGGCTTAGACGGTGCCCACTCCGACATGCACAGCCTGCTGTCCGCGGTCCACAACGGGGGCCTTGGAGTCCTCTCTCCAGCTTTCCCTAACGCGAGTCTTGCTCTCAGCAACAGACATCCTGTTATG GGTGGGAAACATGAAGAGCCCTCTGGCCTCCCTCCCAGCAGTACACTTCTGCACGGTCATCACGCGTCCGGGTCCACGCCATCCGCCGGCCCGCCTGAAGGCTTCACCA GTCTATCGAGCGGCATGACGCGCTCCTCACACTCTTCCAGCAGCTCGGACATCAAAAGAGAAGACAAAGAGGACGACGACAACTCATCTATTGCAGACAAATCTGAAGAGGAAAAGAAGGATTCCAAAGCGGCGCGCAGTCGAACAAG aaaggAGGCGTTGACCCTCCAGATTCTCTCTAGCCTTTCAGACCAGAAAGATGA CTTCATCACAGCTTCTCCCTCCAGCCAAGACAACGAGGACGATGAAGACCTCCCACCCGAAGTGAAGATGGAGAGGGAGCGGGAACGGCGAGTGGCTAACAACGCCCGCGAGCGCCTGCGGGTACGGGACATTAACGAGGCATTCAAGGAGTTAGGGAGGATGTGTCAGCTGCACCTCAGCCATGACAAACCTCAGACCAAACTTCTCATCCTGCACCAAGCCGTCAACGTCATCCTCAATCTAGAACAACAAGTCAGAG AGCGCAACCTGAACCCCAAGGCGGCATGTTTAAAGCGTCGCGAAGAGGAGAAAGTGTCTGGAGTGGTGGGTGATGCACCCATGCAGCTCTCAGGAGGCCACCCTAGTATTGGAGGAGATGGCCACAATCCAGTTGGTCATATGTAA
- the LOC133543869 gene encoding transcription factor E2-alpha-like isoform X5 — MFAPPVANGKNRTMTLASSQFSGSALDERSSSGSWGSAEQNSPSFSQGRGYGEGTHYSEHESLSSPFISSGIAGKNERPSYPAFANQPGFLPSDIAMPSPDAMSPSGLKSGSQFYPSYPNNPRRRPPEGGLDSQPKKIRKPPGLPSSVYASTSSDEYARDNGGYPGGKPGAVYPGSFYMQDDPWSSSGYSAMLGNSPHIGPPGSFSSLNPQDRMNYPLHGSEVNGFHAAPTTYNHTPAINGEAIMTGNRATTASSSGDEIGKALASIYPSDHNSNNFSSAPSTPGSPQGITGAQSQWQRPTTPSFEGQPHALQSKMEDRLEEAIHVLRNHAVGQGPGLDGAHSDMHSLLSAVHNGGLGVLSPAFPNASLALSNRHPVMGGKHEEPSGLPPSSTLLHGHHASGSTPSAGPPEGFTSLSSGMTRSSHSSSSSDIKREDKEDDDNSSIADKSEEEKKDSKAARSRTRKEALTLQILSSLSDQKDDFITASPSSQDNEDDEDLPPEVKMERERERRVANNARERLRVRDINEAFKELGRMCQLHLSHDKPQTKLLILHQAVNVILNLEQQVRERNLNPKAACLKRREEEKVSGVVGDAPMQLSGGHPSIGGDGHNPVGHM, encoded by the exons CACTTGACGAGCGCAGCAGCTCTGGTTCCTGGGGTTCGGCAGAACAGAATAGTCCTTCCTTCAGCCAAGGACGG GGCTATGGAGAAGGAACCCACTACAGTGAACATGAAAGCTTGTCCTCTCCTTTCATAAGTTCAGGGATTGCAG GTAAAAATGAGAGGCCATCGTACCCTGCATTCGCAAATCAG CCTGGTTTTCTTCCCAGTGACATTGCAATGCCTAGTCCGGATGCAATGTCTCCTTCTGGCCTCAAGTCAGGCTCCCAGTTTTATCCGTCCTACCCAAACAATCCCCGAAGGAGGCCACCTGAAGGAGGTTTGG ACTCCCAGCCAAAGAAGATCCGGAAACCCCCTGGCCTTCCTTCTtcg GTGTATGCATCTACATCCAGTGATGAATATGCCAGGGACAATGGCGGCTATCCTGGCGGTAAGCCTGGCGCTGTATATCCAGGCTCTTTCTACATGCAAG ACGACCCCTGGTCATCTTCTGGCTACTCAGCCATGCTGGGTAACTCTCCTCACATCGGACCACCAGGCTCATTCTCATCACTGAACCCTCAAGACAGAATG AACTATCCACTGCATGGCAGCGAAGTCAACGGCTTCCACGCCGCCCCCACCACCTACAACCACACGCCCGCCATTAATGGAGAGGCCATCATGA CAGGTAACAGGGCCACCACAGCCAGCAGTTCTGGAGACGAAATCGGCAAGGCTCTTGCGTCG ATTTATCCATCGGACCACAATAGTAATAACTTCTCTTCAGCTCCGTCAACTCCAGGGTCTCCTCAGGGTATTACAG gAGCTCAGTCCCAGTGGCAAAGACCAACCACACCCAGTTTTGAAGGGCAACCTCATGCACTG CAGAGTAAAATGGAGGACCGTTTGGAGGAGGCGATCCATGTGCTGCGGAACCACGCTGTTGGCCAAGGCCCCGGCTTAGACGGTGCCCACTCCGACATGCACAGCCTGCTGTCCGCGGTCCACAACGGGGGCCTTGGAGTCCTCTCTCCAGCTTTCCCTAACGCGAGTCTTGCTCTCAGCAACAGACATCCTGTTATG GGTGGGAAACATGAAGAGCCCTCTGGCCTCCCTCCCAGCAGTACACTTCTGCACGGTCATCACGCGTCCGGGTCCACGCCATCCGCCGGCCCGCCTGAAGGCTTCACCA GTCTATCGAGCGGCATGACGCGCTCCTCACACTCTTCCAGCAGCTCGGACATCAAAAGAGAAGACAAAGAGGACGACGACAACTCATCTATTGCAGACAAATCTGAAGAGGAAAAGAAGGATTCCAAAGCGGCGCGCAGTCGAACAAG aaaggAGGCGTTGACCCTCCAGATTCTCTCTAGCCTTTCAGACCAGAAAGATGA CTTCATCACAGCTTCTCCCTCCAGCCAAGACAACGAGGACGATGAAGACCTCCCACCCGAAGTGAAGATGGAGAGGGAGCGGGAACGGCGAGTGGCTAACAACGCCCGCGAGCGCCTGCGGGTACGGGACATTAACGAGGCATTCAAGGAGTTAGGGAGGATGTGTCAGCTGCACCTCAGCCATGACAAACCTCAGACCAAACTTCTCATCCTGCACCAAGCCGTCAACGTCATCCTCAATCTAGAACAACAAGTCAGAG AGCGCAACCTGAACCCCAAGGCGGCATGTTTAAAGCGTCGCGAAGAGGAGAAAGTGTCTGGAGTGGTGGGTGATGCACCCATGCAGCTCTCAGGAGGCCACCCTAGTATTGGAGGAGATGGCCACAATCCAGTTGGTCATATGTAA